A single window of Aspergillus oryzae RIB40 DNA, chromosome 8 DNA harbors:
- a CDS encoding cation:proton antiporter (predicted protein) has translation MAISETAFAYHEPAISTILNQTGFLLVLNLVNVCLDKLVYCGLIGQLFIGILWGTPGAKWLTRDMETVIQQLGYLGLIMLVYEGGLSTSLSSLKANLLLSLAVAITGICAPMGLSFILTELVSATPLQAFSAGAALSATSLGTTFTILSTTDLIKTRLGTVTTGAAMLDDVVGLVLVQIITNLGGSSDSFSAVTVIRPVSVSIGFGVGVWLLCLLGLRPALRVLLAHKHRFPAFTGTVQFYFLVNTCLLVGMVAGATYAGTSSLFAAYLAGVMTSWMDDFFKENSGSGDAGNGNVSSESGTENTSQEENPTGQEKDSNQNDQTTRQQTTSTKRETPTGSMVYEKYYHEPVTRILVPLFFASIGFAIPITEMFDGKIVWRGVVYATLMTFGKLITGLWLVRLSSRPISSVLRILKKPFSRVVLFCASPRTGSKKQKKGTTETQQHQDPRNPEDKSQDQPTPTQAHETVTSEQPTQISQPTSTLPPKPRSLYPASILGLAMVSRGEVGYLIASLAESKGIFGTSSSGGSSETYLVIVWAISLCTLFGPICVGTLVKRAKTLQRMRVDRGGEDPLGVWGI, from the exons ATGGCGATCAGCGAAACAGCCTTCGCCTACCACGAGCCAGCCATAAGCACAATCCTCAACCAAACAGGATTCCTGCTAGTCCTCAACCTAGTTAATGTGTGCCTCGACAAGCTCGTTTACTGCGGACTAATTGGCCAGCTCTTCATCGGCATCCTCTGGGGCACTCCCGGCGCAAAATGGCTGACCCGGGACATGGAAACCGTGATCCAACAGCTCGGTTATCTCGGATTGATAATGCTCGTCTACGAAGGCGGGCTATCAACATCCCTCTCGTCCCTGAAAGCGAACCTCCTGCTTTCGCTCGCAGTAGCCATCACCGGCATCTGTGCACCGATGGGCCTCTCCTTCATTCTCACCGAGCTGGTGTCCGCAACGCCCCTCCAGGCCTTCTCTGCCGGAGCGGCTCTCAGCGCAACTAGTCTAGGAACTACGTTCACGATCCTCTCCACGACAGATCTAATCAAGACACGACTGGGCACGGTTACTACCGGCGCAGCCATGTTAGATGATGTCGTGGGACTGGTATTGGTCCAGATCATCACCAACCTAGGCGGGAGTAGCGACTCGTTCAGTGCAGTGACAGTTATACGgcctgtttctgtttctatcGGATTCGGGGTTGGTGTGTGGCTTTTGTGTCTGTTGGGTCTTAGACCTGCTTTAAGGGTGCTTCTGGCCCATAAGCATAGGTTCCCGGCGTTTACGGGGACGGTTCAGTTTTATTTTCTGGTGAATACGTGTTTACTGGTGGGGATGGTGGCTGGGGCTACTTATGCGGGCACGTCGAGTCTCTTTGCTGCGTATCTGGCTGGTGTGATGACGTCTTGGATGGATGACTTTTTCAAGGAGAATTCCGGGTCTGGGGATGCTGGTAATGGTAACGTGTCTTCTGAATCAGGAACGGAGAATACCTCTCAAGAGGAGAATCCTACCGGTCAAGAGAAGGATTCCAACCAGAATGACCAAACAACTCGCCAACAGACTACCAGCACGAAACGTGAGACTCCCACCGGTAGTATGGTCTATGAGAAATACTACCATGAACCTGTGACAAGGATCCTGGTCCCTCTGTTCTTC GCCTCAATCGGCTTCGCCATCCCCATCACGGAAATGTTCGACGGAAAAATAGTCTGGCGTGGCGTCGTCTACGCCACCCTCATGACATTCGGCAAGCTAATCACCGGTCTTTGGCTTGTGCGGTTATCGTCTCGACCTATTTCAAGTGTCCTCCGAATTCTTAAGAAACCATTTTCCCGCGTTGTCTTGTTCTGCGCGAGTCCTCGAACCGGTTccaagaagcaaaagaaaggcacaACAGAgacacaacaacatcaagACCCCCGAAACCCCGAGGACAAATCACAAGACCAACCAACACCGACCCAAGCACACGAAACCGTCACCAGCGAACAACCAACCCAAATCTCTCAACCAACCTCGACTCTCCCACCGAAGCCCAGATCCCTCTATCCGGCGTCGATCCTGGGCCTGGCGATGGTCTCCCGCGGCGAAGTTGGTTATTTAATTGCTTCGCTCGCCGAGTCGAAGGGGATCTTCGGGACCAGCTCTAGTGGTGGTTCGTCGGAGACGTATCTGGTGATTGTGTGGGCGATCTCGCTGTGCACTCTCTTTGGGCCGATTTGTGTCGGGACGTTGGTTAAGAGGGCGAAGACTTTGCAGCGGATGAGGGTGGATCGGGGTGGGGAGGATCCGTTGGGTGTTTGGGGGATTTAg
- a CDS encoding ubiquitin carboxyl-terminal hydrolase (predicted protein), giving the protein MSTTLPTGAKIINGVKTFIPLENNPEVHTHLATTLSVQSLTFHDIFTLSPPPRDLPHPINALIFLAAAPIYTRARSTLQSTLPKYTTTNETDPIWIPQTIGHACGLMAFLHCVLNLDDGRHLARGSELAKLREELVSLAPGDRARVVYEALFLEEAHMDAARGGSSGVPGPEEDNGFHFVGFVKGGDGRVWELNGGMPGPLERGVLEDGEDLVSEAGLRLTVGDFMEAAKEVEGGGYGGLGISLVGLVGV; this is encoded by the exons ATGTCCACCACACTTCCCACCGGCGCCAAAATCATCAACGGGGTCAAGACCTTCATTCCCCTCG AAAACAACCCCGAAGTCCACACCCACCTCGCCACCACCCTCTCTGTCCAATCCCTCACCTTCCACGACATCTTCACCCTCTCCCCGCCTCCCCGAGACCTACCCCATCCCATCAACGCCCTAATCTTCCTCGCCGCAGCACCCATCTACACCCGCGCCCGCTCAACCCTCCAATCCACACTCCCCAAATACACAACCACCAATGAAACAGACCCAATCTGGATCCCCCAGACAATCGGCCACGCTTGCGGCCTTATGGCGTTTCTGCACTGTGTGCTGAATCTCGATGATGGGAGGCATCTAGCTCGTGGGTCTGAGTTGGCGAAGTTACGGGAGGAACTGGTCTCGTTGGCGCCGGGGGATCGTGCTAGGGTGGTTTATGAGGCATTGTTTCTGGAGGAGGCGCATATGGATGCGGCGCGGGGAGGTAGTTCGGGGGTGCCGGGGCCGGAGGAGGATAACGGGTTTCATTTTGTGGGGTTTGTGAAGGGCGGGGACGGGAGGGTTTGGGAGTTGAATGGGGGTATGCCGGGGCCTTTGGAGAGGGGAGTTCttgaggatggtgaggatTTGGTTTCGGAGGCTGGGTTGAGGTTGACGGTTGGGGATTTTATGGAGGCTGcgaaggaggttgagggggGTGGGTATGGGGGTTTGGGGATTTctttggttgggttggttggtGTGTAG
- the erg9 gene encoding bifunctional farnesyl-diphosphate farnesyltransferase/squalene synthase (squalene synthetase): MRATEVLYYMLRPSQLRSIVQWKVWHNPVHERNVNNETETQKACFKFLDLTSRSFSAVIKELHPELLLPVCVFYLVLRGLDTIEDDTSIPLKTKEPMLREFKDYLEQDGWTFDGNRPEEKDRELLVQFHNVITEFKNMKPAYREIVKDITDKMGNGMADYCRKAEFEDASVKTIEEYDLYCYYVAGLVGEGLTRLFVEAEFGNPALLSRPRLHKSMGLFLQKTNIIRDVREDHDDDRHFWPKEIWSKYVTEFEDLFKPENRETALNCGSEMVLNALEHAEECLFYLAGLREQSVFNFCAIPQAMAIATLELCFRNPDMFDRNIKITKGEACQLMMESTQNLHVLCDTFRRYARRIHKKNTPKDPNFLKISIVCGKIEKFIDTIFPQQTAAQAKLKVQGEKSEAEKEKARQEAETRQDLYFMLALMGVIVLIVSIIMLTAAWLLGARFDLAFQELKSGNFRPPAKQIPGEL, encoded by the exons ATGCGTGCTACCGAAGTCCTCTATTATATGCTCCGCCCCAGCCAGTTGAGGTCCATCGTTCAGTG GAAAGTTTGGCACAACCCTGTCCATGAACGCAATGTGAACAATGAAACAGAAACGCAGAAGGCCTgcttcaagttccttgaCTTGACAAGCCGGAGTTTCAGCGCTGTTATCAAGGAGCTTCATCCCGAACTCCTACTTCCCGTATGTGTTTTCTACCTTGTTCTTCGCGGGTTGGATACCATCGAAGACGACACGTCGATTCCTCTCAAAACCAAGGAGCCGATGCTGCGTGAGTTTAAGGACTACCTGGAGCAAGATGGCTGGACGTTCGATGGAAACCGTcccgaagagaaagaccgTGAACTGCTGGTTCAGTTTCACAATGTCATCACCGAGTTCAAGAACATGAAGCCGGCCTACCGCGAGatcgtcaaggatatcactgATAAGATGGGCAATGGTATGGCCGATTACTGTCGAAAGGCGGAATTTGAAGATGCCAGCGTCAAGACAATCGAGGAATATGATCTCTACTGCTACTATGTCGCCGGCTTGGTGGGTGAAGGGCTGACTCGCCTCTTTGTTGAGGCTGAGTTCGGCAACCCAGCACTGCTCTCGCGTCCGCGTCTACACAAGTCCATGGGACTCTTTCTGCAGAAGACTAACATCATTCGTGATGTGCGGGAGGACCACGACGATGACCGACACTTCTGGCCCAAAGAAATTTGGTCCAAGTATGTCACCGAGTTTGAGGATCTCTTCAAGCCCGAGAACCGCGAGACTGCTCTCAACTGTGGATCCGAAATGGTTCTCAATGCTCTGGAGCACGCCGAAGAGTGCCTGTTTTACCTCGCTGGCCTGCGGGAGCAGAGTGTTTTCAACTTCTGCGCCATTCCGCAGGCCATGGCTATTGCCACCCTTGAGCTTTGCTTCCGCAACCCGGACATGTTCGATCGTAATATTAAGATCACCAAGGGTGAGGCCTGTCAGTTGATGATGGAGTCGACCCAGAACCTCCATGTTCTCTGTGATACCTTCCGTCGCTATGCTCGCCGGATTCATAAGAAGAATACTCCGAAAGATCccaacttcctcaagatcAGCATTGTTTGTGGAAAG atcgagaagttcatcgacaCAATCTTCCCTCAACAGACTGCCGCACAAGCCAAGCTCAAGGTGCAAGGCGAGAAGTCGGAAgctgaaaaggagaaggCCAGACAGGAAGCTGAAACACGCCAGGATCTGTACTTCATGCTGGCGTTGATGGGTGTGATTGTGCTGATCGTGTCGATCATTATG CTTACAGCTGCCTGGTTATTGGGCGCCCGCTTTGACCTTGCGTTCCAAGAGCTGAAGAGCGGCAACTTCCGCCCACCTGCCAAGCAAATTCCTGGGGAATTGTAA
- a CDS encoding DnaJ domain protein (molecular chaperone (DnaJ superfamily)), with the protein MVADTTYYDALGVPPTATELEIKKAYRKLAIVTHPDKNPGDETAHARFQAIGEAYQVLSDEELRKRYDKFGKEDAVPGGGFEDPSEFFSMIFGGNAFVDLIGEISLMKDLTTTMDITMQEMEEEELAASAEEKLNIHEEEAKTAAGTSAEGTAAAAPAAAGSATATDAPASEEKSEKPTPTPSSGTSTPRRYLGQQAIMDKSEEEARMEAAGLSAEEKELHKKSKKKGALSREQEERLAAYELERKKAREERVNTLATKLVDKISVWTETDKGADVTRAFEEKIRLEVENLKMESFGLEILHAIGQTYIQKGSSFLKSQKFLGISGFFSRLKDKGTLAKETWTTISTAIDAQMTMEEMAKLEERGGEDWTDEKRAEYEKKVTGKILAAAWRGSKFEIQSVLRDVCDQVLGDKKIKLDKRVERAHALVIAGNIYQKAERDPEEEGDYMAFEQLMADAMTKKGKDEKEKKKKEKKSKHEHVEETTA; encoded by the exons ATGGTCGCAGATACTACGTACTACGATGCCCTGGGGGTGCCTCCCACGGCAACCGAACTTGAAATCAAAAAGGCATACCGCAAACTTGCCATTGTCACTCACCCTG ACAAGAACCCCGGAGATGAGACCGCGCATGCGAGATTTCAGGCG ATCGGAGAAGCCTACCAAGTCCTTAGTGACGAAGAACTGCGAAAGCGATATGATAAGTTTGGCAAGGAGGATGCAGTCCCTGGTGGTGGTTTCG AGGACCCATCGGAGTTCTTCAGCATGATCTTTGGTGGTAATGCTTTCGTCGACCTTATCGGTGAAATTTCTCTCATGAAGGACCTCACCACTACCATGGATATCACCAtgcaggagatggaggaggaagaactGGCTGCATCCGCGGAGGAGAAACTGAATATCcacgaggaagaagccaagacgGCGGCTGGCACCTCCGCGGAGggcactgctgctgctgctcctgctgctgctggtagTGCAACCGCTACGGATGCCCCCGCTTCTGAAGAGAAATCCGAGAAACCCACTCCAACGCCCAGCTCCGGTACAAGTACGCCTCGTCGCTACCTTGGTCAACAAGCCATCATGGACAAgtcagaggaagaagcacgGATGGAGGCAGCTGGTCTGTCtgcggaggagaaggagctacacaagaagagcaagaagaagggcgctTTGTCCCGGGAACAGGAGGAGCGCTTGGCTGCATACGAattggagaggaagaaggcccGCGAAGAACGAGTCAACACATTGGCCACGAAGCTGGTGGACAAGATCAGCGTCTGGACCGAAACGGACAAGGGCGCCGATGTGACACGCGCATTTGAGGAGAAGATCCGCCTCGAGGTAGAGAATCTGAAGATGGAGTCATTCGGTCTTGAAATTCTGCATGCGATCGGTCAAACATACATCCAAAAAGGTAGCTCATTCTTGAAGTCCCAGAAATTCCTCGGTATctcgggcttcttctcccgGTTGAAGGACAAGGGTACCCTCGCCAAGGAGACATGGACCACCATCTCGACTGCCATTGATGCGCAGATGACCATGGAAGAGATGGCCAAGTTGGAAGAGCGCGGTGGCGAAGACTGGACCGACGAGAAGAGAGCTGAGTacgagaagaaggtcacaGGCAAGATCTTGGCGGCTGCTTGGCGGGGCAGCAAGTTCGAGATTCAGAGCGTGCTGCGTGATGTATGTGATCAAGTCCTGGGcgacaagaagatcaagTTGGACAAGCGTGTTGAACGTGCTCATGCCCTGGTCATTGCGGGTAATATCTATCAAAAG GCGGAGCGTGAccccgaggaggaaggagactACATGGCGTTCGAGCAACTTATGGCCGATGCTATGacgaagaagggcaaggatgagaaggagaagaagaagaaggagaagaagtccaagcatGAACACGTTGAAGAAACCACCGCTTAG
- a CDS encoding histidine phosphatase family protein (multiple inositol polyphosphate phosphatase), translating to MQQLLQSTAALLAFQAVVGDAAPTSSSSAAASGPTGASYPSGFDMSTSWGNLSPYKDQPGFEVPNGVPRGCELSQVHVLHRHAQRYPTSWKLDGGVIEDFAQKLKNYTKRHDNATVGKGALSFLNEWEYVLGEDLLLVSGAATEATSGANVWSKYGRALYHAPVGVASYDSSLNVYPNGTERPKPIFRTTDQARILESARWWLSGFFGNTGANSSYSEYDLVITHEGTGFNNTLASDGSCPGDLEEGDDSGEKFIPNLTKDALKRLSHFLPSDFNLTANDVVGMFSLCPYETAALGSSSFCSLFTEQEWRDFEYFVDLQFYGNYGFGAPTGRAQGIGYVLELAARLEGKRIETSDTSINATVDSKPATFPLNQPLYMDMSHDDVIVGVLAALGLKYFNYGSKGLPDDVAHAVPRNFKLNEVTPFGAHLISEIWTCPEKTNFHELDGALYKNPDLSSTSDTTDVIRFVLNGSPVSQEGLDGCETSINGFCSVEDFLKGVPKLKVKAEYQYACFGNYTAGHQVGDGRPE from the exons ATGCAGCAATTATTGCAATCAACGGCAGCCCTGCTCGCCTTTCAGGCAGTTGTAGGCGATGCAGCTCCCACCTCAAGCTCATCAGCCGCGGCATCTGGTCCGACTGGGGCCAGCTACCCGTCTGGATTTGACATGTCCACCAGCTGGGGCAACCTTAGCCCTTATAAGGACCAGCCTGGGTTCGAGGTGCCGAACGGTGTCCCAAGGGGTTGTGAGCTCTCCCAGGTCCATGTCCTCCACAGACACGCACAGCGCTATCCTACGTCGTGGAAACTAGACGGTGGCGTAATAGAAGATTTTgcccagaagctcaagaatTACACCAAGCGCCATGACAACGCGACAGTCGGTAAAGGAGCTTTGTCGTTTTTGAATGAGTGGGAGTATGTGCTCGGAGAGGACCTTCTGCTCGTATCTGGTGCTGCGACGGAGGCGACGTCCGGTGCAAATGTTTGGTCTAAGTATGGACGCGCACTTTATCATGCCCCTGTCGGCGTCGCGTCTTACGATTCTTCGTTGAACGTCTATCCCAATGGGACCGAGCGACCGAAACCAATCTTCAGGACAACAGATCAGGCCAGAATATTGGAGAGCGCCCGCTGGTGGTTGA GCGGCTTCTTTGGCAATACCGGCGCTAATAGCTCCTATTCCGAGTATGACCTTGTTATAACACACGAGGGCACTGGGTTCAACAACACCCTGGCGTCCGACGGTTCCTGCCCCGGAGACTTAGAAGAAGG CGATGATTCGGGAGAAAAGTTCATCCCAAATCTTACTAAGGATGCCCTGAAGAGGCTGTCCCATTTCCTTCCCTCTGATTTCAACCTCACGGCCAACGATGTGGTGGGCATGTTCAGTCTTTGCCCATACGAAACTGCGGCGCTAGGCAGCTCATCGTTTTGCTCATTATTCACGGAGCAGGAATGGCGCGATTTCGAGTACTTCGTTGACCTTCAGTTTTATGGTAACTATGGATTCGGCGCCCCCACTGGCCGCGCTCAGGGCATTGGATATGTTCTCGAGCTGGCAGCCAGATTAGAGGGCAAGCGGATTGAGACCAGCGATACGAGTATCAACGCTACTGTCGACTCCAAGCCTGCCACATTCCCTCTTAACCAGCCATTGTATATGGACATGTCCCACGATGATGTGATTGTCGGGGTCCTGGCCGCTCTGGGTCTCAAGTACTTCAACTATGGATCAAAGGGCTTGCCTGACGATGTGGCTCATGCTGTCCCCCGTAACTTCAAGCTCAATGAGGTTACACCTTTCGGAGCACATCTGATTTCCGAGATCTGGACTTGTCCTGAAAAGACTAACTTCCACGAACTGGATGGCGCGCTGTACAAGAACCCGGATCTTTCCTCGACATCAGACACCACAGATGTTATTCGGTTCGTGCTTAACGGTTCTCCGGTGTCGCAGGAAGGCCTAGATGGATGCGAGACCTCTATCAATGGCTTCTGTAGTGTCGAGGACTTCCTGAAAGGTGTTCCCAAGCTGAAGGTAAAGGCCGAGTACCAGTATGCTTGTTTTGGGAACTACACGGCCGGTCACCAGGTTGGTGATGGACGCCCTGAGTGA
- a CDS encoding uncharacterized protein (predicted protein) has translation MSTVSSNHTDKMINKTNPSTTSSSHTWMTARTSDRTSNTQPIIYSSASKTSLPTLTDSSIDDDIEIPSSILSTTTESSLTSFFTPLNPNLISFEDELSSYVGTVTDSWTEWALDPELGFDNSISDNIAPNLDLDIPQTPWEHDNEHGNLIIRGPTILLTTLKQKTVPTFLKKMGYSAPIPLSKNPVVRNFDLNINESKNDSPPWSPYTLSTRLLALERYIEDKPGTKLSTIYPPIETWGRRKVGYRAVWCIDRVFRFHGICIRGFGVDVACVSGLVGVPVVLLQADREAPVRAWRGAVRDVGLAGLWDLGIKMGRDGEGIVEVDVDVDFGCGGLDVDGLFSSSSPRGVEERVRECLVYLGGRG, from the coding sequence ATGTCTACCGTCTCGAGCAACCACACCGACAAAATGATCAACAAGACAAACCCGTCTACCACCTCATCCTCCCACACTTGGATGACTGCGAGAACGAGTGACAGGACCTCAAACACACAGCCTATCATCTACTCATCCGCCTCCAAAACCTCCCTACCAACCCTCACAGACAGCAGTATagacgatgatatcgaaaTCCCCTCCTCCATTCTCTCCACCACAACAGAATCATCCCTAACATCCTTCTTTACACCCCTAAACCCAaacctcatctccttcgaAGACGAACTCTCCAGCTACGTAGGTACCGTCACCGACTCCTGGACCGAATGGGCTCTCGACCCTGAACTAGGCTTCGATAACTCCATTTCCGATAACATCGCCCCGAACTTGGATCTCGATATCCCGCAAACACCATGGGAGCATGACAACGAGCATGGAAATCTCATCATCCGCGGCCCAACaatcctcctcaccaccctgAAACAGAAGACTGTACCCACGTTCCTCAAGAAAATGGGATACAGCGCCCCCATCCCCCTCAGCAAAAACCCAGTGGTCAGGAACTTTGACTTGAATATAAACGAGTCCAAGAATGATTCTCCGCCTTGGTCCCCATATACCCTCTCGACGAGGCTTCTTGCGTTAGAGCGTTATATCGAGGATAAGCCTGGCACAAAGCTCTCGACCATATACCCCCCTATTGAAACCTGGGGGCGCAGGAAGGTCGGGTATCGGGCTGTATGGTGCATTGACCGGGTATTTCGATTCCATGGGATCTGTATCCGGGGGTTCGGGGTGGATGTAGCCTGTGTTTCTGGTTTGGTTGGGGTGCCTGTTGTTTTGCTGCAGGCGGATAGGGAGGCCCCTGTTAGGGCTTGGAGGGGGGCTGTAAGGGATGTAGGGTTGGCTGGGTTATGGGATTTGGGGATTAAGATGGGTAgggatggggaggggattgtggaggttgatgtggatgtggaTTTTGGTTGTGGGGGGTTGGATGTCGATGgcttattttcttcttcttctcctagaggtgtggaggagagggtgagGGAATGTTTGGTTTATCTTGGGGGTAGGGGGTAA
- a CDS encoding uncharacterized protein (predicted protein) — protein sequence MFGFSVVGFASSFVFLWLVPPCLQIFVECRNVMSRPPFRPSSPATMTSDKQTTNGPVAKPFTPSLSAAFNRSTKSPLTPKLANPGGYRTPRRLTPSEHPASTPKPDSESVYLSANITPRSGTRTSRRDGPISTPNMPSNGHCSPSYISASGSTVGKRTDRSPVRTGGKPDPPRTTRAKTLTTEPQRSRPNSVCGAPSNSPRFFHASDARSNPDVDSRPKPAAKPSNPAFVYANGEQEGPSEELNTAPVYKRRSTGFTRSVVGSKPPSASPRLASPRLNASSPRLSDGVGSQVGSQVGSQVSSQVGSQLGPQTGPQFGSQAGTRFDFAPQIVSHMPSPPMSHFPPKPTTPAPRHMKSSSVDSGHGATSPREPLRPSPIIISPSDIKIDASAIASEPLPGLRPRIFSNGSAASVETHDSSLQSPAKSESGQAKDDVAINARTERKILDLEISNSSLLAINRTLEREMRKQNAELRRYRRLSRAGRLSVAPSSRSVSGASLGIMAEADESDEHEHSSVQSPEELSELSDEDSVMDEGVLSPDSLAEHDARHRAQDEKKFFIDLAKHQELLADSQKMNQSLKRCLGWTEELIKEAKKALEYSVHVNDIQLGGRVLAPEEIADLRESGRGLLRASDPQDLSYLPELPDSEPDSELDSEADEVTEAATETT from the exons ATGTTTGGGTTTAGTGTCGTTGGATTTG CCAGCTCATTCGTCTTTCTCTGGCTGGTGCCACCATGCTTGCAGATCTTCGTGGAGTGCCGCAATGTCATGAGTCGCCCTCCTTTCCGCCCCTCGAGTCCCGCAACTATGACCTCCGATAAACAAACCACCAACGGCCCCGTCGCCAAACCCTTCACCCCCTCACTCAGTGCAGCTTTCAACCGATCCACTAAATCACCTCTGACCCCGAAGCTTGCCAATCCGGGAGGATACCGCACTCCCAGACGACTGACCCCCTCCGAACACCCGGCCTCCACCCCCAAGCCGGATTCCGAGTCGGTGTACCTCAGTGCCAACATTACCCCTCGGTCCGGTACTCGCACGAGTAGACGTGATGGACCGATATCTACCCCTAATATGCCCTCAAATGGGCACTGCTCGCCTTCTTACATATCAGCTAGTGGCTCGACAGTGGGAAAGCGGACAGACCGGAGTCCTGTACGGACAGGGGGAAAGCCTGATCCTCCAAGAACCACCAGAGCCAAAACCTTAACAACGGAACCTCAGCGTTCACGACCGAATTCTGTCTGTGGAGCACCCTCCAATTCACCCAGGTTTTTCCACGCTTCCGATGCGCGATCGAATCCAGATGTCGATAGCCGACCAAAGCCTGCGGCGAAACCATCCAACCCCGCTTTTGTATATGCTAATGGGGAACAAGAGGGGCCGTCGGAAGAGCTGAATACAGCACCAGTGTACAAACGACGCTCGACCGGGTTTACTCGCTCTGTTGTTGGCTCTAAACCTCCGTCGGCATCTCCGCGATTGGCATCCCCAAGACTAAATGCCTCCTCTCCCCGGCTGTCGGACGGTGTTGGTTCTCAGGTCGGCTCGCAGGTTGGCTCGCAAGTCAGCTCACAAGTCGGCTCACAACTCGGCCCCCAGACTGGGCCACAATTTGGCTCTCAGGCTGGCACTCGGTTTGACTTTGCCCCCCAGATAGTCTCGCACATGCCGAGCCCACCCATGAGTCACTTTCCCCCGAAACCAACCACGCCGGCTCCAAGACACATGAAATCATCTAGTGTCGACTCGGGACATGGTGCTACCTCTCCAAGAGAACCATTGCGGCCCAGTCCCATCATCATATCCCCCTCCGACATCAAAATCGACGCTAGCGCTATTGCTTCCGAACCACTTCCTGGACTACGACCTCGAATCTTTAGCAATGGATCTGCGGCGTCTGTAGAGACCCATGATTCTTCGCTTCAGAGTCCGGCCAAGTCTGAATCGGGACAGGCCAAAGACGATGTGGCTATTAATGCCCGCACGGAGCGCAAGATCCTCGATCTCGAGATCAGTAATTCGTCACTCCTCGCAATCAATCGCACGCTCGAACGCGAAATGCGAAAGCAGAACGCGGAGCTGCGAAGATACCGGCGTCTTAGCCGTGCGGGTCGCCTGTCCGTGGCACCTTCCAGCCGTTCTGTTTCCGGGGCTTCCTTGGGTATCATGGCCGAAGCAGACGAAAGTGATGAACACGAACACTCTTCGGTGCAGTCACCCGAAGAACTTTCCGAGTTGAGCGACGAGGACTCCGTGATGGATGAAGGCGTTCTTAGTCCTGATTCCTTGGCTGAACATGATGCGCGACATCGTGcccaggatgagaagaagttTTTCATCGACCTTGCTAAACATCAAGAGCTTCTGGCCGACAGCCagaaaatgaatcaaagtCTTAAACGCTGCCTCGGTTGGACGGAGGAACTAAtcaaggaagccaagaaagcccTTGAGTATTCCGTGCATGTAAATGACATCCAACTCGGAGGACGAGTCCTCGCACCAGAGGAAATAGCCGACCTCCGCGAAAGTGGCCGAGGTCTACTGAGAGCGAGCGATCCTCAGGACCTCTCTTACCTACCGGAATTACCAGACTCTGAGCCAGACTCGGAGCTAGACTCGGAGGCTGACGAGGTCACGGAGGCTGCCACAGAGACAACATAA